One Natrinema halophilum genomic window carries:
- a CDS encoding TIGR00296 family protein, protein MSQRQGVDLSYEDGARAVELAREAVESYVRHGQREQPGSMREAFYERTGAFVRLESTRGRGSLRGCAGGYRSGDQLGHVIVDAAIEAASEDSCGSEVSPSELPNLTVSVCTVKNVVLTDDPLADLEIGTHGVAIDGGEGGWLYPTVPVENDWSAREYLDRTCRKAKLSPGAWQNDDVVVTLFEGQVFRERKADGSIEQV, encoded by the coding sequence ATGTCCCAGCGACAGGGCGTCGACCTCTCCTACGAAGACGGTGCGCGCGCCGTCGAACTTGCGCGCGAAGCCGTCGAATCTTACGTACGACACGGGCAACGAGAACAACCGGGAAGCATGCGTGAAGCCTTCTACGAGCGAACCGGCGCGTTCGTCCGCCTCGAATCAACCCGCGGCCGAGGAAGCCTGAGAGGCTGCGCAGGCGGCTACCGTTCGGGTGATCAGCTCGGCCACGTCATCGTCGACGCGGCGATCGAGGCCGCGAGCGAGGATTCCTGTGGCTCCGAAGTGAGTCCCTCGGAGCTACCGAATCTCACGGTCTCGGTCTGTACGGTCAAGAACGTCGTTCTAACCGATGATCCGTTGGCCGACCTCGAAATCGGCACTCACGGTGTCGCCATCGACGGCGGGGAAGGCGGCTGGCTCTATCCAACGGTGCCGGTCGAAAACGACTGGAGCGCCCGCGAATATCTCGATCGAACGTGTCGAAAGGCCAAACTTTCACCAGGAGCCTGGCAGAACGACGACGTCGTCGTCACGCTGTTCGAGGGCCAAGTCTTCCGTGAGCGCAAGGCCGACGGCAGCATCGAACAGGTATAA
- a CDS encoding nicotinate phosphoribosyltransferase — MSNPFGTVSPEAILDGEATDAYFERTRDTLEFADKNPHVVAEVTADQFSTGDFDVFTGVKDVATLLEGRDLDADALPDGKLFDGGPVLRIEGRYLEFAELETSLLGFLSQPSGFATAALEARLAAPDSLVLSFGARHVHPSIATTVERAALLAGLDGFSHVAAGDILDREASGTMPHALMFCFGAGNQADAWAAFDDAVSEAVPRIALVDTFWDEKSESLLAAETLGDDLDGVRIDTTSSRRGDFEHIIREVRWELDARGYEDVDIFCSGGLDPDTIRPLCAFADGFGVGSHITGAESVDFSLDIVEIDGEPISKRGKLAGVKDVYRTPEGGHHVSLADHEGPTEGEPLFEPLIRDGEIVRSFDLDAATDRCLEDAEVVGVGQ, encoded by the coding sequence ATGTCAAATCCGTTCGGAACGGTTTCCCCTGAGGCAATTCTCGACGGGGAAGCGACAGACGCGTACTTCGAGCGTACTCGGGACACGCTCGAGTTCGCGGACAAGAATCCGCACGTCGTCGCCGAAGTAACCGCGGATCAGTTTTCGACCGGCGATTTCGACGTCTTCACTGGTGTGAAAGATGTCGCAACGCTGCTCGAAGGGCGGGATCTCGATGCCGACGCGCTCCCCGACGGCAAGTTGTTCGACGGTGGTCCGGTACTTCGAATCGAGGGTCGATACCTCGAGTTCGCCGAACTCGAGACGTCGCTGTTGGGGTTTCTCTCCCAGCCCAGCGGATTCGCTACGGCGGCACTCGAGGCGCGACTCGCGGCTCCAGACTCTCTCGTCCTGTCGTTCGGCGCCCGCCACGTTCACCCATCGATCGCCACGACGGTCGAACGAGCGGCGTTGCTGGCTGGTTTAGACGGTTTTTCTCACGTTGCAGCAGGCGACATTCTGGACCGAGAGGCGAGCGGGACGATGCCGCATGCGCTCATGTTCTGCTTCGGCGCGGGCAACCAGGCAGACGCCTGGGCGGCGTTCGATGACGCCGTCTCCGAGGCGGTCCCGCGGATCGCGCTGGTCGACACCTTCTGGGATGAGAAAAGCGAAAGTCTACTGGCCGCCGAGACGCTCGGTGACGACCTCGACGGCGTCCGGATCGATACGACGAGCTCCCGACGCGGCGATTTCGAGCACATCATCCGCGAAGTTCGCTGGGAACTTGACGCCCGGGGCTACGAGGACGTGGACATCTTTTGTAGCGGCGGTCTCGATCCGGACACCATCCGCCCGCTGTGTGCGTTCGCTGACGGCTTCGGCGTCGGCAGCCACATCACCGGGGCCGAATCGGTGGATTTCAGCCTCGATATCGTCGAAATCGACGGCGAACCGATTTCCAAACGGGGCAAACTCGCCGGCGTCAAGGACGTCTATCGAACCCCCGAAGGCGGCCACCACGTCTCACTCGCCGACCATGAGGGGCCGACTGAGGGCGAACCGCTGTTCGAGCCGCTAATACGCGACGGCGAGATCGTCCGATCGTTCGATCTCGATGCGGCGACCGACCGGTGTCTCGAGGACGCCGAGGTCGTCGGGGTTGGCCAGTAA
- a CDS encoding esterase/lipase family protein — protein MELDGDELCLYVHGWNGRQSSDDQTYALDMALQEAGYDVPMTAASWASDTLNFWDAESNADDAGVRLGRCLRRTFQGRTDTRLRLIGHSLGTRVILEALSELDGDVVLDTVSLVGAAVEDTSVCNDGRFSDGIRNSADEVYSYRSEDDTVVCTLYDFSTFENGLGCEGSDCGGWWSTGSTPDNYYEVDVTESVPQHCDYFNPDRTVGCVNQLTDDFTATD, from the coding sequence GTGGAACTGGACGGGGACGAGCTCTGTCTCTACGTCCATGGCTGGAACGGAAGGCAATCCAGCGACGACCAGACGTACGCGCTCGATATGGCACTTCAGGAGGCGGGCTACGACGTGCCGATGACGGCTGCTTCATGGGCGTCGGATACGCTCAACTTCTGGGACGCAGAGAGCAACGCCGACGACGCGGGCGTTCGTCTCGGTCGCTGCCTTCGCAGAACATTTCAGGGGCGGACGGATACGAGGTTGCGACTCATCGGCCACTCCCTGGGGACCCGCGTGATACTCGAGGCCCTCTCAGAACTCGACGGTGACGTCGTCCTCGATACCGTCTCGCTGGTCGGAGCTGCTGTCGAGGATACGTCGGTCTGTAACGACGGCCGGTTCTCGGACGGAATACGGAATTCCGCCGACGAAGTCTACAGCTACCGTTCCGAAGACGACACCGTCGTCTGTACGCTCTACGACTTCAGCACGTTCGAAAACGGGCTCGGCTGTGAAGGCTCGGACTGCGGCGGCTGGTGGTCCACCGGGTCAACTCCGGACAACTACTACGAGGTCGACGTCACGGAATCGGTGCCACAGCACTGCGATTACTTCAATCCCGACCGGACGGTCGGGTGCGTGAATCAGCTCACCGACGACTTCACCGCCACCGACTGA